From Bradyrhizobium sp. NDS-1, the proteins below share one genomic window:
- a CDS encoding DUF3369 domain-containing protein: protein MAEQDDVLHLIDDTGTASEDANARKWKIAVIDDDPAVHDGTRFALSDYSLNGQGLEILSAYSAAEGRKLMAEHGDIAAVLLDVIMETDVAGLDLVEFIRNEIRNETVRIILRTGQPGQAPERRVIVQYDINDYKAKTELTADKLFTSLTAALRSYQQLERMVQTRRGLEIIIDAASTLYDFKSMQRLAEGVLTQLASLLNVDCAGILVLRDNGGIDPELSVLAGSGCYSRFIGTTTSKALDPDLRSMVEAAFQRRKNEFADHRSVIYLRTGSGREVVVLLQAERELSETDRSLVEIFSSRLSIAFDNVILYQQLQDANTQLEDRVAQRTRALMQANRRLSAQWLRLQRANGFKNEILGTVAHDLKNPLGVILGRTEMLKELISTGASESGVVAQVDHIRDATKRLTTMVDHLISDAMADAFDITIRREPVDVAALVKEVAEANQPLAVNKQQAISVAAPANIVTMCDTDRIREAIDNLISNAIKYSPIGGKIDVVVSHESGDTVVRVSDEGAGLSPEDLGRLFGRFQRLSAKPTAGESSTGLGLSIVKRIVDMHGGEVTADSDGPGKGSTFTITLPATEMP, encoded by the coding sequence ATGGCCGAACAGGACGATGTCCTCCACCTGATCGACGATACCGGTACCGCGTCGGAGGATGCCAACGCCCGGAAATGGAAAATCGCCGTCATCGACGACGATCCGGCCGTGCATGACGGCACCCGTTTCGCGTTGTCCGACTACAGCCTCAACGGCCAGGGCCTCGAGATCCTGTCGGCCTATTCCGCGGCGGAAGGCCGCAAGCTGATGGCCGAGCACGGCGACATCGCCGCCGTGCTGCTCGACGTCATCATGGAGACCGACGTCGCCGGCCTCGATCTGGTCGAGTTCATCCGCAACGAGATCCGGAACGAGACCGTGCGCATCATCCTGCGCACCGGACAGCCGGGCCAGGCGCCCGAGCGGCGCGTGATCGTGCAGTACGACATCAACGACTACAAGGCCAAGACCGAGCTCACCGCGGACAAGCTGTTCACCTCGCTGACCGCGGCGCTGCGCTCCTATCAGCAGCTCGAGCGCATGGTGCAGACGCGGCGCGGGCTGGAGATCATCATCGACGCGGCCTCGACGCTCTACGACTTCAAGTCGATGCAGCGGCTCGCCGAGGGCGTGCTGACCCAGCTCGCCTCGCTGCTCAACGTCGATTGCGCCGGTATACTCGTCTTGCGCGACAATGGCGGCATCGACCCCGAGCTCTCGGTGCTCGCCGGCAGCGGCTGCTACAGCCGCTTCATCGGCACCACCACGTCGAAGGCGCTCGATCCCGATCTACGCTCGATGGTGGAGGCCGCGTTCCAGCGCCGCAAGAACGAATTCGCCGACCATCGCAGCGTGATCTATCTGCGCACCGGAAGCGGCCGCGAGGTCGTGGTGCTGCTGCAGGCCGAACGCGAGCTGTCGGAGACCGACCGTTCCCTGGTCGAGATCTTCTCCTCGAGGCTCTCGATCGCCTTCGACAACGTCATCCTCTACCAGCAGCTCCAGGACGCCAACACGCAGCTGGAGGACCGCGTCGCCCAGCGCACCCGCGCGCTGATGCAGGCCAACCGCCGCCTGTCGGCGCAATGGCTGCGCCTGCAGCGCGCCAACGGCTTCAAGAACGAGATTTTGGGCACCGTCGCGCACGATCTGAAGAATCCGCTCGGCGTCATCCTCGGCCGCACCGAGATGCTGAAGGAGCTGATTTCGACCGGCGCCTCGGAAAGCGGCGTGGTCGCCCAGGTCGACCACATCCGCGATGCCACCAAGCGGCTGACCACGATGGTCGATCACCTGATCTCGGACGCGATGGCGGATGCCTTCGACATCACCATCCGCCGCGAGCCGGTCGACGTCGCGGCGCTGGTCAAGGAGGTCGCCGAGGCCAACCAGCCGCTCGCCGTCAACAAGCAGCAGGCGATCAGCGTCGCCGCACCGGCCAATATCGTCACCATGTGCGACACCGACCGCATCCGCGAGGCGATCGACAATCTCATCAGCAACGCCATCAAATACTCGCCGATCGGCGGCAAGATCGACGTCGTCGTCAGCCACGAGAGCGGCGACACCGTCGTCCGCGTCAGCGACGAGGGCGCCGGCCTGTCCCCGGAGGATCTCGGCCGCCTGTTCGGCCGGTTCCAGCGGCTGTCGGCAAAACCGACCGCCGGCGAGAGCTCGACGGGACTTGGCCTGTCCATCGTCAAGCGTATCGTCGACATGCACGGCGGCGAGGTGACCGCCGACAGCGACGGGCCCGGCAAGGGCTCGACCTTCACCATCACCCTCCCCGCGACCGAAATGCCGTGA
- a CDS encoding response regulator, producing MTQSQHIMIVDDEAPAREMVGDYLKMHGFTVTLCDGGKSLRAAIDGSMPDLVVLDLNMPEEDGLSIIRDLKSRINVPVIMLTATASPIDRVVGLELGADDYVAKPCELRELMARIRSVLRRSVPAKAAAPDTAAAKSDKEQLVRFGTKWLDLEAQALRDDEGNEHPLTASEFGLLKVFAANPKRVLSRERLLELANARDAEAFDRAVDLRIMRIRRKIEPDPAKPAVIRTIRGGGYLFSPAGEKA from the coding sequence ATGACCCAAAGCCAGCACATCATGATCGTCGACGATGAAGCCCCGGCCCGGGAGATGGTCGGCGATTATCTCAAGATGCACGGCTTCACCGTGACGCTGTGCGACGGCGGCAAGTCCTTGCGCGCCGCGATCGACGGCAGCATGCCGGACCTCGTCGTGCTCGACCTCAACATGCCCGAGGAAGACGGACTCTCGATCATCCGCGACCTCAAGAGCCGCATCAACGTGCCCGTGATCATGCTGACGGCGACCGCGAGCCCGATCGATCGGGTCGTCGGGCTCGAGCTCGGCGCCGACGATTACGTGGCAAAGCCCTGCGAGCTGCGCGAGCTGATGGCCCGCATCCGCTCGGTGCTGCGGCGGAGCGTGCCGGCCAAGGCGGCCGCGCCGGACACGGCGGCGGCGAAATCCGACAAGGAGCAGCTGGTGCGGTTCGGCACCAAATGGCTCGATCTCGAAGCCCAGGCCTTGCGCGACGACGAGGGCAACGAGCATCCGCTGACGGCATCCGAGTTCGGGCTGCTGAAGGTTTTCGCGGCCAATCCGAAGCGCGTGCTGTCGCGCGAACGCCTGCTGGAATTGGCCAATGCGCGCGACGCCGAAGCCTTCGACCGCGCCGTGGATTTGCGCATCATGCGCATCCGCCGCAAGATCGAGCCCGACCCGGCCAAGCCGGCCGTGATCCGCACCATCCGCGGCGGCGGCTATCTGTTCTCGCCGGCGGGCGAGAAGGCGTAG
- a CDS encoding sigma-70 family RNA polymerase sigma factor, translating into MRNVIAINAQASQSIIAAQATSDDMLLESIAGGNRTSMHILYCRHHVRVYRFILRIVRDATAAEDLVSQVFLDVWRTAGQFQGRSQVSTWLLSIARFKALTAMRQRRFEDIDQEDVRQIPDDAETPETSLDRSDTSAILRACVQKLSPAHREIINLVYYHEKSVEEVGQIIGIPQSTVKTRMFYARKQLAELLKGAGVERFAA; encoded by the coding sequence ATGCGGAACGTCATCGCCATCAACGCCCAGGCCAGCCAGAGCATCATTGCCGCTCAGGCGACTTCGGACGACATGCTTCTCGAAAGCATTGCCGGCGGAAACCGGACGTCGATGCACATCCTTTATTGCCGGCATCATGTGCGGGTGTACCGCTTCATCCTGCGCATCGTGCGTGACGCCACCGCGGCGGAAGATCTCGTCAGCCAGGTGTTTTTGGACGTGTGGCGGACCGCCGGCCAATTCCAGGGCCGCTCGCAGGTTTCGACCTGGCTTCTCTCGATCGCCCGCTTCAAGGCCCTGACCGCGATGCGCCAGCGCCGCTTCGAGGACATCGACCAGGAAGACGTGCGCCAGATTCCCGACGATGCGGAGACGCCCGAGACCTCGCTCGACCGCAGCGACACCAGCGCCATCCTGCGTGCCTGCGTGCAGAAGCTGTCGCCCGCACATCGCGAGATCATCAACCTCGTCTACTACCACGAGAAGTCGGTGGAGGAGGTCGGGCAGATCATCGGCATCCCCCAGAGCACCGTGAAGACGCGGATGTTCTACGCCCGCAAGCAGCTGGCCGAATTGCTTAAAGGCGCCGGCGTCGAGCGCTTCGCCGCCTGA
- a CDS encoding cytochrome c biogenesis CcdA family protein, whose amino-acid sequence MLELLFALLAGILTIAAPCTLPMLPILLGASIGRAGHLRPLMIALGFVVSFSATALLLGAITRLFDFDPNVLREAATILLLGFGLLMLWPAPFEWLSIRLNGWLDLGNSGTTQREGALGGLILGTTLGLVWTPCAGPVLGSILTLVATSNNLTWAGTLLLAYAIGAAIPMLAIAYGGQAATTRVRSLSRISPRLQQGFGIVVIAFALAAYFQYDTLIVAWLTGFYPTGQIGL is encoded by the coding sequence ATGCTCGAACTACTCTTCGCTCTTCTCGCCGGCATTCTCACCATCGCCGCGCCCTGCACGTTGCCGATGTTGCCGATCCTGCTCGGCGCCTCGATCGGGCGCGCGGGACATTTGCGCCCCCTCATGATCGCGCTCGGCTTCGTCGTCTCGTTCTCGGCGACCGCGCTGCTGCTCGGCGCGATCACGCGGCTGTTCGATTTCGATCCGAACGTGCTGCGCGAGGCGGCCACGATCCTGCTGCTCGGCTTTGGCCTGCTGATGCTGTGGCCGGCGCCGTTCGAATGGTTGTCGATCCGCCTCAATGGCTGGCTCGATCTCGGCAATTCCGGCACCACGCAACGCGAGGGCGCGCTCGGCGGGCTGATCCTCGGCACCACGCTCGGCCTGGTCTGGACGCCCTGCGCCGGCCCGGTGCTCGGCTCGATCCTGACGCTGGTTGCGACCTCGAACAACCTGACCTGGGCCGGCACGCTGCTGCTCGCCTACGCCATTGGTGCTGCGATCCCGATGCTGGCAATCGCCTATGGCGGACAGGCCGCGACCACGCGCGTGCGCAGCCTATCGCGGATTTCGCCGCGCCTGCAGCAGGGCTTTGGAATCGTCGTGATCGCCTTCGCACTCGCCGCCTATTTCCAATACGACACGCTGATCGTGGCGTGGCTCACCGGCTTCTACCCGACCGGCCAGATCGGCCTGTAA
- a CDS encoding thioredoxin family protein gives MAFKLLAVSAAIVGFAVTGAVIPGVCDEVSRATPVFTAPAAPITVAAASQQAAPDFVGINNWFNSKPLSMADLRGRVVLVDFWTYGCVNCVNTLPHVTELYAKYRDKGLVVVGVHTPEFPFERSASNVQAALKRHGITYPVAQDNDSKTWNAYRNQYWPAQYIIDQNGKIVFQHAGEGAYGEIDRTVAKLLNASS, from the coding sequence ATGGCTTTCAAACTTCTCGCCGTCTCAGCTGCAATTGTCGGCTTCGCCGTCACCGGCGCCGTCATCCCCGGCGTCTGCGACGAGGTGTCCCGCGCAACGCCTGTCTTCACTGCTCCCGCCGCGCCGATCACCGTCGCCGCCGCGAGCCAGCAGGCCGCGCCCGACTTCGTCGGCATCAACAATTGGTTCAACTCCAAGCCGCTGAGCATGGCCGACCTCCGCGGCAGGGTCGTGCTGGTCGACTTCTGGACCTATGGCTGCGTCAACTGCGTCAACACGCTGCCGCACGTCACCGAGCTCTATGCGAAGTACCGAGACAAGGGCCTCGTCGTGGTCGGCGTGCACACCCCGGAATTCCCGTTCGAGCGCTCCGCCTCCAACGTGCAAGCCGCGCTGAAGCGTCACGGCATCACCTATCCGGTGGCGCAGGACAATGATTCCAAGACCTGGAACGCCTACCGCAACCAATATTGGCCGGCGCAATACATCATCGATCAGAACGGCAAGATCGTATTCCAGCACGCCGGCGAAGGGGCTTACGGCGAGATCGACCGCACCGTGGCGAAGCTGCTGAACGCGAGCAGCTGA
- a CDS encoding L,D-transpeptidase: MTDFRRLTGMFMAAVGLILSAPQASAQQPDRGDEPGLIADDGYQLEPEWQKQVVYFRTTEPPGTIIVSTAERHLYLVQPGGRAIRYGIGVGRDGFQWQGLVTITNKKEWPDWTPPPEMIQRQPYLPRFMAGGPGNPLGARAMYLGTTVYRIHGTNRPDTIGTKVSSGCFRLVNNDVADLYDRVPVGTKVVIRQKPEL, encoded by the coding sequence ATGACGGATTTTCGTCGCCTGACCGGGATGTTCATGGCTGCGGTGGGGCTTATTCTGTCCGCCCCGCAGGCGTCCGCCCAACAGCCTGACCGCGGCGACGAGCCGGGCCTGATTGCCGACGACGGCTACCAGCTCGAACCTGAATGGCAGAAGCAGGTGGTCTATTTCCGCACCACCGAACCGCCGGGCACGATCATCGTCTCGACTGCCGAGCGGCACCTCTATCTGGTGCAGCCCGGCGGGCGCGCAATCCGCTACGGCATCGGCGTTGGCCGCGACGGCTTCCAGTGGCAGGGGCTGGTGACCATCACCAACAAGAAGGAATGGCCGGATTGGACGCCGCCGCCGGAGATGATCCAGCGCCAGCCCTATCTGCCGCGCTTCATGGCCGGCGGCCCCGGCAATCCGCTTGGCGCCCGCGCCATGTATTTGGGCACCACGGTCTACCGCATCCACGGCACCAACCGCCCCGACACGATCGGCACCAAAGTGTCCTCGGGCTGCTTCCGCCTCGTCAACAACGACGTCGCCGATCTCTACGACCGCGTCCCTGTTGGCACCAAGGTGGTCATCCGGCAGAAGCCTGAACTCTAG
- a CDS encoding amino acid ABC transporter substrate-binding protein, whose protein sequence is MRTFRGGLLIGLAVAVLVAVLAIIYEFYDTRTLKRTVRRGEVLCGVNKGLPGFSYSEDNQNWTGFDVDFCRAVAAAIFNDPGKAKFIPLDANERFKELQSRKVDILSRNTTWSMARELDYDLYFPAVAYYDGVGFMVPRSRNKETSLDLTGSKVCVQSGTTTTLNVVDYFRINNMKYEEVKFDNLNDVVKAYDTGKCDTLSADVSQLYALRINLSKPGDHMILPDMISKEPLAPVVRQRDDDWMMIVKWTLYAMINAEELGVTSENIDEALKSKKPEVMRLVGTEGRYGEQLGLTKDWAARIIRHVGNYGEMYERNIGEKSKLKIPRGMNQLWNAGGVQYAPPMR, encoded by the coding sequence ATGCGCACTTTTCGAGGCGGCCTGCTGATCGGGCTCGCGGTCGCCGTGCTGGTCGCCGTTCTGGCGATCATTTACGAGTTCTACGACACCCGCACCTTGAAGCGCACCGTGCGCCGCGGCGAGGTGCTGTGCGGCGTCAACAAGGGCCTGCCGGGCTTCTCATATTCCGAGGACAATCAGAACTGGACCGGCTTCGACGTCGATTTCTGCCGCGCGGTGGCCGCGGCGATCTTCAACGACCCGGGCAAGGCGAAGTTCATCCCGCTCGACGCCAATGAGCGTTTCAAGGAGCTGCAGAGCCGCAAGGTGGACATCCTCTCGCGCAACACGACCTGGAGCATGGCGCGCGAGCTCGACTATGACCTGTACTTCCCTGCCGTCGCCTATTACGACGGCGTCGGCTTCATGGTGCCGCGTTCGCGCAACAAGGAGACCTCGCTGGACCTGACCGGCAGCAAGGTCTGCGTGCAGTCCGGCACCACGACGACACTCAACGTCGTCGATTACTTCCGCATCAACAACATGAAGTATGAAGAGGTGAAGTTCGATAACCTCAACGACGTGGTGAAGGCCTACGATACCGGCAAGTGCGACACGCTCTCCGCTGACGTCTCCCAGCTCTACGCACTGCGGATAAACCTGTCCAAGCCGGGCGACCACATGATCCTGCCGGACATGATCTCCAAGGAGCCGCTCGCGCCCGTCGTGCGCCAGCGCGACGACGACTGGATGATGATCGTGAAGTGGACGCTCTATGCGATGATCAATGCCGAAGAGCTCGGCGTCACCTCGGAGAACATCGACGAGGCCCTGAAGTCGAAGAAGCCCGAAGTGATGCGCCTCGTCGGCACCGAGGGCCGTTACGGCGAGCAGCTCGGTCTCACCAAGGACTGGGCCGCCCGTATCATCCGTCACGTCGGCAATTACGGCGAGATGTACGAGCGCAACATCGGCGAGAAGTCGAAGCTGAAGATCCCGCGCGGCATGAACCAGCTGTGGAACGCGGGTGGCGTTCAGTATGCACCGCCAATGAGGTAG
- a CDS encoding acyl-CoA dehydrogenase family protein gives MALVLTEEQSMLRDSARGLISDKAPVSHLRHLRDSKDPTGFSKEIWHSFAEMGFAGLLVPEEFGGSGLGYVEAGVVMEEIGRTLMPSPFLATSVVAASALNRGGNAAQKSEYLPKISNGSLLATLAIDEGAKHRPLQTSLQAVRAGNGFKLSGAKALVVDGHVADLVIVAARTAGSAGERDGLTLFLVNPKAKGVAIERTIMVDAHNAARIELANVEVNADSVLGEVDQGAALLDGVLDIGRGAVAAEMVGLSEEVFNRTVEYLKNRKQFGKLIGEFQALQHRAAELYVDIEITRAATMKALQALDADVARAAPAVAVAKARAGTTATRAVQEGVQMHGGMGMTDQFDIGFFMKRARVCEELFGDANYHTEQLARARGY, from the coding sequence ATGGCCCTCGTCCTCACCGAAGAACAATCGATGCTCCGCGACAGCGCGCGCGGGCTGATCAGCGACAAGGCGCCGGTGTCGCACCTGCGCCATTTGCGCGACAGCAAAGACCCCACCGGCTTCTCCAAGGAGATTTGGCATTCCTTCGCCGAGATGGGCTTTGCCGGCCTGTTGGTGCCGGAAGAGTTCGGCGGCAGCGGACTCGGCTATGTCGAGGCAGGCGTGGTCATGGAGGAGATCGGCCGCACCTTGATGCCGTCGCCGTTCCTCGCGACGTCAGTGGTCGCGGCTTCCGCGCTGAACCGCGGCGGCAATGCTGCGCAAAAATCGGAATATCTGCCGAAGATTTCGAACGGTTCGCTGCTCGCGACGCTGGCGATCGACGAAGGCGCAAAGCATCGCCCGCTGCAGACGAGCTTGCAAGCCGTGCGTGCCGGCAACGGCTTCAAGCTCTCGGGCGCCAAGGCGCTGGTCGTTGACGGCCACGTCGCCGATCTCGTGATCGTTGCCGCGCGCACCGCGGGCTCCGCAGGAGAGCGTGACGGCCTGACGCTGTTCCTGGTCAACCCCAAGGCCAAGGGCGTCGCGATCGAACGCACCATCATGGTCGATGCGCACAATGCCGCGCGGATCGAGCTCGCCAATGTCGAGGTCAACGCCGACAGCGTGCTCGGCGAAGTCGATCAGGGGGCCGCGCTGCTCGACGGCGTGCTCGACATCGGCCGCGGCGCGGTCGCCGCCGAAATGGTCGGCCTCAGCGAGGAGGTCTTCAACCGCACCGTCGAGTACCTCAAGAACAGAAAGCAGTTCGGCAAGCTGATCGGCGAATTCCAGGCGCTGCAGCATCGCGCTGCCGAGCTCTATGTCGACATCGAGATCACCCGCGCCGCCACGATGAAGGCGCTTCAGGCGCTGGATGCCGACGTCGCGAGGGCCGCGCCAGCCGTCGCGGTCGCAAAGGCGCGCGCCGGCACCACCGCGACGCGCGCCGTGCAGGAGGGCGTGCAGATGCACGGCGGCATGGGCATGACCGACCAGTTCGACATCGGCTTCTTCATGAAGCGCGCGCGCGTGTGCGAGGAATTGTTCGGCGACGCCAACTACCACACCGAGCAGCTCGCAAGGGCGCGGGGGTATTGA
- a CDS encoding acyl-CoA dehydrogenase family protein has translation MSDTETADLETFRNETRAWLEANCPPEMRKPATSDADVFWGGRNAKFSSEPQRIWFERMRDKGWTVPDWPREYGGGGLSAAEHKVLRTEMGRIGARPPLSSFGIWMLGPALLKYGNDAQKKEHLPKIAAGEIRWCQGYSEPNAGSDLASLQTRAESDGDDFIITGQKIWTSYANYADWIFCLVRTDPAAKKHDGISFILFDMTSKGVSTKPILLISGYSPFCETFFDGVRVPKSHVVGTVNRGWDVAKYLLQHERAMISGMGERGVGRPLGQIAADSVGTDGQGRLDDAMLRGKIASFDVDEAALAACAERAVDLAKAGQAHPAFSSAMKYYGTELNKRRHEILMSAGGVDALEWESERSRQGARPRAWLRTKANSIEGGTTEVMLGIVAKRILDLPGA, from the coding sequence ATGAGCGACACTGAGACGGCCGATCTCGAAACATTCCGCAACGAGACGCGCGCCTGGCTGGAAGCCAACTGCCCGCCGGAGATGCGCAAGCCCGCGACGTCGGACGCCGACGTGTTCTGGGGCGGGCGCAACGCCAAATTCTCGTCCGAGCCGCAGCGCATCTGGTTCGAGCGCATGCGCGACAAGGGCTGGACCGTGCCGGACTGGCCCAGGGAATATGGTGGCGGAGGCCTCAGCGCGGCCGAGCACAAGGTGCTGCGCACCGAGATGGGACGAATCGGCGCGCGTCCGCCGCTGTCGAGCTTCGGCATCTGGATGCTCGGGCCGGCGCTGCTGAAATACGGCAACGACGCCCAGAAGAAGGAGCATCTGCCGAAGATCGCCGCGGGTGAGATCCGCTGGTGCCAGGGCTATTCCGAGCCGAATGCCGGCTCCGACCTCGCCTCGCTCCAGACCCGCGCCGAGAGCGATGGCGACGATTTCATCATCACCGGCCAGAAGATCTGGACGTCCTACGCCAACTACGCCGACTGGATCTTCTGCCTGGTGCGCACCGATCCGGCTGCCAAGAAGCACGACGGCATCAGCTTCATCCTGTTCGACATGACCTCGAAGGGCGTCTCGACCAAGCCGATCCTGTTGATCTCCGGCTATTCGCCTTTCTGCGAGACCTTCTTCGACGGCGTCCGCGTGCCGAAATCGCATGTGGTCGGCACCGTCAACCGCGGCTGGGACGTCGCGAAATACCTGCTCCAGCACGAGCGGGCGATGATATCAGGCATGGGCGAGCGCGGCGTCGGCCGTCCGCTCGGCCAGATCGCGGCGGACTCCGTCGGCACCGATGGGCAAGGGCGGCTCGACGATGCGATGCTGCGCGGCAAGATCGCAAGCTTCGACGTGGATGAGGCCGCGCTCGCGGCCTGCGCGGAGCGTGCGGTCGATCTGGCCAAGGCGGGGCAGGCGCATCCGGCGTTCTCCTCGGCGATGAAATATTACGGCACCGAGCTCAACAAGCGACGCCACGAGATCCTGATGTCGGCAGGCGGCGTCGATGCGCTGGAATGGGAGAGCGAACGCTCCAGGCAGGGCGCCCGCCCGCGCGCCTGGCTGCGCACCAAGGCGAATTCGATCGAGGGCGGCACCACGGAGGTGATGCTCGGCATCGTCGCCAAGCGCATCCTGGATCTGCCGGGGGCGTGA
- a CDS encoding carboxymuconolactone decarboxylase family protein has translation MRLKLLSPGEMNESQRQTYDESIAGKRGKPPAPMMAWLNSPEMARHATRLGEVMRYDTIFPARLSEIAILVTARHWTAHYEWYAHKRLALAGGMDLKIIDAIRDRRTPEFDDPKGKMIYDLAKSLHEGHGVEKGLYDEAVKLLGERGIVEVIGLCGYYTMVSMTLNTFEFELPEGEVRELA, from the coding sequence ATGCGCCTGAAGCTTCTTTCGCCTGGCGAAATGAACGAGAGCCAGCGCCAGACCTATGACGAGTCGATCGCGGGCAAGCGCGGCAAGCCGCCGGCGCCGATGATGGCCTGGCTCAACAGTCCGGAGATGGCACGGCACGCCACACGGCTCGGCGAGGTGATGCGGTACGACACGATCTTTCCCGCCAGGCTTTCGGAGATCGCGATCCTGGTGACGGCGCGGCACTGGACCGCGCATTACGAATGGTACGCGCACAAGCGCCTCGCGCTTGCCGGCGGCATGGACCTGAAAATCATCGACGCGATCCGCGACCGCCGCACGCCTGAGTTCGACGATCCCAAGGGCAAGATGATCTACGATCTCGCGAAATCCTTGCATGAGGGCCACGGCGTCGAGAAGGGCCTCTATGATGAGGCGGTGAAGCTGCTCGGCGAGCGCGGCATCGTCGAGGTGATCGGCCTGTGCGGCTATTACACGATGGTGTCGATGACGCTGAACACCTTCGAGTTCGAGCTGCCCGAGGGCGAAGTGCGGGAACTGGCCTAG
- a CDS encoding VOC family protein yields the protein MSQNQAVAAGTRIGHVHLKVADLERALGFYCGVLGFELMQKMGSGAAFISAGGYHHHIGLNTWESKGGSPPPPDATGLYHTAILYPTRPALADALHRVLTAGIALDGASDHGVSEALYLRDPDQNGVELYWDKPREQWPFGPDGKLAMFTKRLDVEGLLKQREG from the coding sequence ATGTCGCAGAATCAAGCCGTCGCCGCCGGCACACGGATCGGCCACGTCCACCTCAAGGTTGCCGATCTCGAGCGCGCGCTCGGCTTTTATTGCGGCGTGCTCGGCTTCGAGCTGATGCAGAAGATGGGCTCGGGCGCGGCCTTCATCTCGGCCGGCGGCTATCATCACCACATCGGGCTCAACACCTGGGAGAGCAAGGGCGGCTCGCCGCCGCCGCCGGATGCGACCGGGCTCTATCACACCGCGATTCTCTATCCAACGCGGCCGGCGCTGGCGGACGCGCTGCACCGCGTGCTCACGGCCGGCATTGCGCTGGACGGCGCCAGCGATCACGGCGTGAGCGAGGCGCTATATTTGCGCGATCCCGACCAGAACGGCGTGGAGCTGTATTGGGACAAGCCCAGGGAGCAATGGCCGTTCGGGCCGGATGGCAAGCTCGCGATGTTCACCAAGCGTCTGGATGTGGAGGGTTTGCTGAAGCAGCGGGAGGGGTGA
- a CDS encoding MFS transporter, with protein sequence MLDNLQQPPTDESSLRYQGWRIVAVCFLLATFGWGLGFYGQSVYVAELQRARGWPASLISAGTTFFYLFGALLVVFVGEAVRKYGPRLCLIAGTLAMAAAAVAIGAVREPWQLYLANAVLAFGWAGTSLAMITNTISLWFDHKRGMAISLALNGASFGGIVGVPLLVTLIGHVGFASAMYAASGAMLVLLLPVILLVVGRPPDHHGWHAATKAKPQSSAEIRTAALRDVGFLTVTIAFALVLFAQVGFIVHLISFLDPVIGRERAAIAVAVLTAMAVVGRVLFSLVIDRLNQRLASALSFLSQAAALLVVINLHNDYVLIAACAVFGFSVGNLITLPSLIVQQEFDSASFGVLISLNTAINQVTYAFGPGVVGALRDWSGGYSLPFYLCIALELAAAALIMVRGTPSAKLK encoded by the coding sequence ATGCTCGATAATCTTCAGCAGCCTCCAACTGACGAATCCTCCCTCCGCTACCAAGGCTGGCGCATCGTCGCGGTCTGCTTCCTGCTTGCGACCTTCGGCTGGGGGCTCGGCTTCTATGGCCAGAGCGTCTACGTCGCCGAGCTCCAGCGCGCGCGGGGCTGGCCGGCCTCGCTGATCTCCGCAGGGACCACGTTCTTCTATCTGTTCGGCGCGCTGCTCGTCGTGTTCGTCGGAGAAGCCGTGCGGAAATACGGTCCGCGCCTCTGCCTGATCGCCGGCACGCTGGCGATGGCGGCGGCGGCCGTTGCGATCGGCGCGGTGCGCGAGCCATGGCAGCTTTATCTCGCCAATGCCGTGCTCGCCTTCGGCTGGGCCGGCACCAGCCTTGCCATGATCACCAACACGATCAGCCTGTGGTTCGACCACAAGCGCGGCATGGCGATCAGCCTGGCGCTGAACGGCGCCAGCTTTGGCGGCATCGTCGGCGTGCCGCTGCTGGTGACGCTGATCGGCCATGTCGGTTTTGCCAGCGCGATGTATGCCGCCTCCGGTGCCATGCTGGTGCTGCTGTTGCCGGTGATCCTGCTCGTCGTCGGCCGGCCGCCGGATCACCACGGCTGGCACGCGGCGACGAAGGCGAAGCCGCAATCATCGGCGGAGATCCGGACCGCTGCGCTACGCGATGTCGGCTTCCTCACGGTGACGATTGCCTTTGCGCTGGTGTTGTTCGCGCAGGTCGGCTTCATCGTGCATCTGATCTCGTTCCTCGATCCCGTGATCGGCCGCGAGCGCGCCGCGATTGCGGTCGCGGTGCTGACCGCGATGGCCGTGGTCGGCCGCGTACTGTTCTCTCTGGTGATCGACCGCCTCAATCAGCGGCTGGCCTCCGCGCTGTCGTTCCTCAGCCAGGCGGCGGCGCTTCTGGTCGTCATCAATCTGCACAACGACTACGTGCTGATCGCAGCCTGTGCGGTGTTTGGCTTCTCCGTCGGCAATCTCATCACGCTGCCGTCGCTGATCGTGCAGCAGGAATTCGACAGCGCCTCGTTCGGCGTGCTGATCAGCCTCAACACCGCGATCAACCAGGTGACGTATGCGTTCGGCCCCGGCGTCGTCGGGGCCTTGCGCGATTGGTCCGGTGGCTATTCGCTGCCGTTTTATCTCTGCATCGCGCTGGAGCTGGCGGCCGCGGCGCTGATCATGGTGCGGGGGACGCCATCCGCCAAGTTGAAATAG